From the Papaver somniferum cultivar HN1 chromosome 2, ASM357369v1, whole genome shotgun sequence genome, the window TCAAACTTGATCGGTAAGAATTATacttttctttattctctcataaTTTTTTGAGATGTAATTGTGTTAACCGACCTAAAAGATTATTGGTAAACCCGAATTGGACAAGAGCTAAATAATCGACAAAAAAAGATCAATAATTGGATCAAGTAAGGAGATTAAATCAATCAAGTAACTAGATCATGATATTTAACCAGAAAATTACCGGACATGATAAATAAATTACATAGGAATAGCTGCACATCACTCTCATACCAGACCAAACAACGAATCTATGATAATCGAAGCTTAATATTTATATATAATTACATAGTAATTATATATTTATGTTCCTCAAGTCAGGATATGGTAATAGTGCTAGGTAGTTTAAtagtttatttaatttaattttccatGACCTATAATCGAAGCTTAAGTAAGCGCCCAGCACAATATTACAAAATATAGTACAATAGGAAGGTTCCTTTAACAATGTGCTAGGTACACTCGCATCTGTTTTCAACTTAAGTGAATGAGTGGAGTTGTTGTTCCTTGTACATACTGAATTGGTACATTACGTGTCCAGTAACATCATAGTATACAATCTTAGCCATAATTGGTGTGAGTTCTATGGATACAAAACCTTGCCCATCATGATAGAATTCCAAACCCTCTTTTTCTTTCTGAACATCACCATTCCACGCTTTTGAACCTCCTCCACTTGTTATGAATTCCATTCTCCCATTCCTGCATCAATGTATACAAATCTCATCAGTTTTGTTTCTTACATTTAGATGACACTTACGGATGCTCATCATATACGGATTTTTCACTTGCCTTTTAGTACTAGTGATGTGTTGTATGCAATGATCATGTCCATTAATGTAAAGATCCACATTGTTTTCCTACACAAAGAAAATGTCACTATGAAATTAGATGATAATTCAGTTGGtatacaagaagaaaaataaatactaCTTTTATTTCTGAAAAAGTGATAAATTGTAAAATATTTATTCTATTACCTCGAGGATTGGAAGAAGTTGTTCTGCAAGTTCTTCGGTGTCTCGATGGTGTCCAGCAGTTCTAATTGGATGATGAGCAACTACGATTTTCCACTTTGCATTTGATTCTTTGAGGGCAGTTTGTACTTCCTAATCACAGTAAGATTTCAAAATCCTCAAATTAAAACTTTTCGAGAAGCACTAAAGAACAAATGGAAATAAGAATTGCCAAAACATATTTTACCTCGAGATGTTTTGCGATATAACTCTTTCGTGGTGATGTGCCACTCCAGTCATATGTATGTTCTCCAGGCTCAGTGAAGTACTTGTCGACAAATGGTGTTGTGTCGACAAAGAAAAAGTCCACAATATCTAATACATTACCGAAAAAGAGAATTATAATGTGATAAATGTTGATTAAGATACTCTTTAAAACTTCCATGAAAATTTGAGTTTTACCTGCGTCAAGTACATATGATCTCAAGCAAACCCATCTGCTGTCAAGTTGTTGAAGTATTGGTGATAGTTGTGCTTCCACGTTACCTCTATAATCATGATTTCCCAACACTGCAATAATATTCAAAAAATTAGGAAACACATTacctttatctttttctttttgtcaatGTTCATGTTGATTAGTCATGGAAAGATAATTACGTACCATTATACCACTTCTTTTGCAAGCTTGGAGCTGTATAGATGTTCATAAAAGATTCTTCAAATACAGGATCATTTGCACTCTTCAGTCCGTTGTCGTAAAAGTTATCACCAGTAGAAATCACAAATTCTATGTCTAGCTTTTCTCCAATCTTCCCCATCTATAATTAATCAAAGCAAAATTTATCAATCCATAAACTAAAGAATCAATTCATCCTAATGACATGGTACAAAGTTTTGGTCTACATGTGGCAAAAATAAACAACCTTGGATTTGTCTGTTAAATACTTCATTAATACCGTCTCCCatattttctttatcattttttACATCCTTTAATACAATGATGGGCTATTATCTGAAATCAAACATTAAACTCCCTCAATAAATTATTGCTGTTAAATGTCATCATGATCTGATTGGACCTTCTCTGTTTGTATTAGTCATTTCAATTGTTGTAAATGAATCGCACAAATTTTGGACAAAGTAAAAACCTCATACTCACGTACCAGCGTTTTTTGGGATTTGTAGGGGTGCTGTTTTTCGGGGTCCATTTATGTGTGAACAACGTTTTTTGGCTTGTCCAGAAACACGATTGACCTAGAATTTTCGTAGTCATTTTAGAGGTCGTCCAACAGCTATGAAAAATTAATTTTGGCCTGATTGACTCTTTCTATAAAATATTACGTGGCTGGAAACTCAAAATATCTTGTCGTAGACGTGTAAGGCAccacataaaataaaaaacaagggcaGGTAGTATTTTAAGAAAGGAAACTAAACAGGGCGTACTTTGTTTTCTCACGGGAGCTTTTCATCTGATCTGATCTGATTTTATGTATCTGCTGTAATATGACAATGATATGCACCTAAAACTGCTAAACTACAAGAAACAATACAAGTAAACTCGTAAAGTTGAGAAGACCCAACTTCTATTTATGAATATGCTGCGGGATGACAATAGAATAAGCGACACAAAAAACCCTACCACGTTCCAACCAATCAGCCAGCATCACTTCATCATAATCCATCCACGTGTGTCGTGTTGGATTCGGCCAACAGAACCCTTATATTATTGGTCTGACGTGGGTCCCACAGATATAGATATTCTGTTGGTTACTTCCTGTTCCTAATCACAAATTGGCATGTTTTTCTACAGTTGCCTGGGGGTGGTATTGACATTTTGGAGACCAGTCTAATCTAATGACATGATGAAAGTAGTAACGGCGTTAACAACGTATTTGAAACTCGGTCTTAGAAACAAGTGATAAAGGATATTCTCAATATAAACTGAGAAGATACAGCCAAAGATACGGTCATGCTTACTATCCCTCCGTTTTAAAAAAATAGGAttgttttgttttcacaaaaattaagaaaactaatcatttgaatcactttttcatgttttttcctaatTTATCCTTCGGTCCCCACTCATCTCttattagagaaagaggagagagaggTGGTCCCATTTTTATATTACGAGAAAAAAtggagagagagaagtggtcACTTTATGGAtatagtagtaaaatcataacatttgactttccacatatgaaaacaagcctatttttttatGACATATCTAAAAAAAGAAACCTGACTATTTtttagaaacagagggagtatgttGCTTACCAAGCGAGACGCTGACGGTATCAATCAGGCGTGTAACGTTCAGGAAAAAACAATGTTTTTGAAGGAAGTAGGATCAGAATTCGTTTAtcacttaaaaagaaaaagaactccAAAAGCAAAAGAAACGGGAAAGTAGTGCGAACATGTCCAAATTGTGTTGGGTGACTTTTCTGTTTAGATCGATTGTGCGTAAACAAACGACGGAAAATGTTTGAACGAAAAGAAAAAACGGTAGGATTCTTAATTGAATTACACATATGGCGATCTTCATATATATGCTCTTTGATTCATTAAAACGTTTAAGTGTGGTGGTGTATAATTAAAGTATTCTCATCATCTAGCTAGTTGGTTAGTATGTGATCTCGATAAGGCTCTTCAGAAAAAAAAGTTATAAGAAAATAATCCTGCAATGAATTATGATTACCTGATGTGCAACATGAGACTGGTTATATAAACCTTTTCTTCCCCAGTCGCCAACCACCAAAAAATTAAGGGAACCACCTTCCTTTATTGGATGCTCAAATCTCTGAAGCTCACCAAAGCTACCAGAGACTAGACATGTTAACAGAAAAATTATGCTCAACGAGTAGAGAGTAAGGCATGATGATATAGTAGCCATGGACAAGTTACTAAGAACAGCCATGGTTTGCTAGAGAGACGAGAGAGATTTCTTTTTTTGAAAGGACAATcagccatatatatatatatacatgtagtATAGACTAATGACTGATGAGGTAAATGCATAAATGGAAAAAATTGTGGGTATAGACACTCATAAAATGGACATACGGGAGTCTCCTCTCGCCCAAATGACACCTCGTCGACTTCTCGTATTTAAATTACAGTCCTACCCTTGGTCAAGTTGCTGTAGTTGAAACTTGGAAGAACAATTAACAAAACGCCTCTCGAAAATATTTTAAAGTTACTGATTTCGGATCCCATCGCCGGAGAATCGGATCACAGCAGAAGATAGTCAGTATAGTAAAATAAGTAGAAGTAGGTTATTGATGGCTGGATGAGCAGACATAACTTTGTCCAACACTTAAATTATGTGTGTACATGTGCGTGTAGGTCCACAATGAGATAACGGAAGAGTTTAGAGCTGCTCTGGATAATATTTTATATTCTTTTGTGAGGTTGCCTTGCTTCCATTCCATGTTCTGTGACTGAGGATGCTTCCATTCCATGAAATTGGGTATTATAATGAGAGAACCACGTTCTTTTTAATAACGTACAGCATGTTAGGTCTCTTGTAGAGAAATGATAGAGAAATGATACGGGAAGATGATAAAGTTTCTTATTCGGTCTTTAAGAGTACGAGACAAAATACAGCCAAACTAACTAATTAACACCCAAACAACTACAACCAACTCACTTTATATCTTGGTTATATCATTATTAGTCCCCTAATCTCAACACATAGAATGGtcagatagtgagtaaaatagaatggttcgatCTTCACATATCTGATACataagttttccaaatgtcttcgtcgatcttcaatctccGATGGTTACTCAACTATCAAATTCtaacctaatccgagacttgacatagtagactagaaatcaagatatagttttaatcATTTAACATTaataacaaacttgagatagcaaaacttgtgggttcaaccgagcattgctctaacaatctcctacgttgtcaaatttagtggcaaaactattcaatacatatggattcaaaataaataaacttttcaactCAATATCcgctatgcttgatttccttggttcttcaacaaacGTCTTaaattcttcgtacttcaagttcttctatggttctgcatgtgttcgttcagcacctttgttgttgaagatctgtagcaataacaacttatgagaatactcacaAAGAGCTTTGTTAGAATGAAAATTCACTCTACTCATTGGTTgtcatacagaaacatagtattgatACCTTCCTCAAACTTCAATTGTACCGTAACTTTGAAGCAATACAATGGTGATATGTTCTTCCCATAGTtacttattattagttttctattgattttattgactaacggttgttgaactttgattgcacctagtttgtttatgcttgagaatcttctcttccgatataagattaactcaaactagatcaaagtttcgacggggatctttataatgtttgtagatctaaagatgtcttgtgataatccattgttaacagactccaatctgtgtgtgattgatcacaagagattcaatttgattgtgtgcaggtgtttattgaagatctaagaggatttgaagacaaagaagatttctgatttgggttcataatctttggtgtgcacaaaacttgatcgactggggatccaattataatcggtttatatttgtgataaccttgattgattagttgagtagatcggcatcgatacgtttctttgtgattcaaagtattgattgcaaattcttgacaattactttggtagttgttattggatagatctaagaacctgacaaaggagtttattgggataaacagaagagccttttgtcaaactcatatcacattgtttgaaaagagttgttaccaaacaaatttgttgttcctttactgtttggaatacgaaccaaaggaattgttccaagtgtgtgacttattgcaagttggaggcgcatggatacatacggaactaggtgaactataggtttagttgcttggtctcaactatacgaagttggtttaaattttgtatggaggcttaatcctgagagtattcaattctggacaaggtcccagggtttttctgcatttgttgtttcctcgttaataaaatcttgttgtgtattttacttgtctatttccgcaattataattgtttttattataattagaagtaaaatacacaaacgttaattcctatttacttgatagcaatcttattgtgtttggttacgtctgaacctattatcaagtaaacatacttcgttattgtattgtctcgatctggtatccatagtcaatcacacaagttattttgttgtcgtattttctcgatctcgtatccatagacgatcacacgaaatatgaaccgattagttgtattgtctcgtctcagtccatagacaatcactttcggagaaaggaattataggtgggaagtcttagattgaggtatattttggtaccctcgtcttttcaattggtatcagagtaggcaaacacgaaaagatctaacaatctgtgtttggtgcgatccaacctataaggatTGAATCACATGAACGATTCGATTAACGTTTCAAAGATTTCAGATGGTCTTAAAGAAGACACTGAAGAATATTTCTCAGCCCTTGTTAAGATGTTAGAAGAAGATATCAAACAAAACAAGTCACATACTATGAGATCAGTAATATCATGATTGACAGAGAACTGGTGAAAAACATGGAAGACCCTAAAACgagatattctcaaagatattcaattatAACATCCCGACATCTTGAACAGACTAATAAGAGACTGCCCATGAAGCTTTTTCAAAAAGGATGGAATTGTTTAATTCAGAGGATTTGTTTTACAAAACGTCTGATTGAACGTATTAAGAAACTTTATAAGAACTTAACGAATCATCCTAAAtctggtgaacaatgtcttggagTATTTGCACTTAAAACAACTTCATCATTCCAATGGTTTCTAGATAGTGggtgtagtagacatatgacatgtGATCTTTCTTGGTTGACAAAGACAGAAGACTACAAGGGAGGATCGGTAACCTTCGAAGACGGAAGCAGCTGTATGATTAGCAAAAAGGGGTACTATCAAACTTCCAGGTATTcttgaaattcatgatgttgtttatgttgaaGGAATGAAAGCAAATATTCTGtcagttagtcaaatttgtgataaaggtcacaaagttatcttcaatatgagaggttgtgatattgaagataagtccggaaaaataatttttcgagGACGTAGAAGTATGAACAATTGTTATCTACTTGATATACAGTCCAATTTGTATTGTAACTTGACTTAGGTTGAGTCAACTCATTTGTGGCGTGAACgctttggtcatatcaactaccgaattctaggaaagctcattaatcgtgaacttgtcaaaggcgttccaaaaataaatactaaagtagaaggtgtttgTGGTGCATGCCAAAAGGGTAGGCAaggaaaaattccacacaaaCTTTCTCGAGACATAGCCACTCGTACTCCTCTCGATCTAATTCATATCTATTTGGTCCAATCCAACAAGCAACTGTTGGAGGAAATAAGTATGCTTTAGTAATGGTAGATGAATACACACGTTTCACATGGGTTGCTTTTCTGAAGCACAAGAATGACACTCTTGAGGAGTTCAAAATTATTGTGAATAGAATTCAAAATAAACAAGGTCACAAACTTAAGAAGACAAGAAGCAATCGTGGTGCAGAATTCAAGGATAcgaaagtatatgaatactgcAGTACTCTTGGAATTATTCATCAATTCTCTGCTCCTATTACACCTCAGGCAAATGGTGTagctgagagaaagaatagaaatattcaataAATGGAAAGAGTAATGCTTTACAATAAAAACCTATCATTAACCTTCTGGGGGGAAGCCGTATTTACAGCTTGTTATATTATAAACAGAGTTTATTTAAGATCCAAAACTCTAAATACCCCATAtgaattatggtatggaagaaaacccaatctgagCTATTTAAGGGTTTTCGGAAGGAAATGCTATATTCTCAAAGACAGAGAACATAAAgtaaaatttgattccaaaagtgatgaaggaatttttcttggaTATGCTTCTGAAAGTCGTGCCTTCTGGGTATACAATCTCAGAaccaaagtcatgatggaatcaactAACGCAGTTATTGATGACATTAGCGACTTTTGTCAAGACAATAACACTGCAGCAGAGTTTCCTCCCTCTGAAACCGTTATTAAAGAAAAACATACTGAAGAAGAACCATCAGTTGTTCCTTTAATTAGTAACACAGATGATAAAGACgataatgaaagtattgttgaacaacccaATGATACTGAAAATATTGTCCAAAAACCTGCTAATtgggtacatcaaagacactCTACTGAAGACATCATTGGAGATGCCAATGCTAGAGTTATGACTCGAAGAGAACTTCAGAATGTCTGTCACTAttcatgttttatctcttcaATAGAACCGAAAAATACTGAGGAAGCACTCAGTGAACCTGCTTGGGTAAACTCAATGAATGAAGAACTCAACCAGTTTAAAAGACAAGAAGTATGGGAACTCGTTCCTAAGCCGACAGGagtaaacattgttggaaaaaaatgGATCTATAAGAACAAATCAGACGAATTCGGaacaattgtcagaaacaaagctaggatCGTTGCTCAAGAatattctcaaattgaaggtattgattttgatgaaacttttgctcATGTTGCTCATTTAGAATCAATAAGACTTTTACTTGCTTATGCCTGCTATTTTAAGATAAAAATCTTTCAAATAGATATTAAATCTGCATTTCTGAATGGGGATTTAAAAGAAGAGGTATTTGTTTCTCAACCCAAAGGATTTGAAGATCCATTATTCCCATATTATTTCTTTAAACTCAAAAAGGccctgtatggtttaaaacaagctccaagagcttggtacGATAAGCTGACATCCTTCTTACTTCAAAAAGGATTCtctagaggtggtgctgataTGACACTCTTCACCAAATGGAGTGGAAAAAATGTTCTTGTAGcacaaatatatgtagatgacatcatctatGGATCCACCTCAAAATCTCTAACAGATGAATTTCTGAATCTTATGAGTAGATAATTCGAAATGAGCAGTGTTGGagaattatcatattttcttggtttgcaaaTACAGCAACAGAAAGACAAtattcttctttctcaagaaaaatatgcaaggaatttagTTGAAAAATTCGAACTAAAAAGTGCAACACCTATGGCAACTCCGATGCCAACTACCGGAAAATTTCAGCCAAATCCAGGAGAAAAATCAGTTGATCAGAAATTATACAGATCTATGATAGGAAGTTTGTTGTACTtaactgcaacaagaccagacattTCTTTTAGTGTGGGATATTGTGCAAGATTTCAAGCGGATCCTAGAGAATCACATCTAAAAGCTGTAAAACGAATCATAAGATACGTTAATAGTACCTTAGATTATGGTTTATAATACTCTATGGATACGAACAACAGCCTTGTTGCATATTCAGATGCGGACTGGGCAGGTTGTGTAGAAGATCGGAAAAGCACCTCTGGTGGATGcttctatgttggtcaaaatcttgtagcttggcacaacaagaaacaaaattcacaatctttGTCAacttgtgaagcagaatatattgctgctggtacatgttgtactcaacttttgtGGATGAAACAAATACTCATTGACTACGGAATAAACATTTTAACTATGAGCAtcctttgtgataactcaagtgttaTTCTCTTGACTGAAAATCcagttgaacattctcgtactaaacacatagataTTAGATATCACTTTATTAGAGATTTATATGAGAATGGAGTTATCAAACTGGAATTTGTGCCATCTGAACGTCAACTTgctgatattctcactaaaccctTAGACAGGGAAACATTCGAAAATTTAAGGAAGTCTATTGGCATtgtcaaggtacattagtaccttgtgttccagggtttcaacttttgcattgcattagttaaaaccagttttcaacctttgtttgatactcaactaccaaattataacatagtctgagacttgacttagtagactagaaatcatgatatagttttgatcatttaacattgacaacaagcttgagatagcaaaacttgtgggttcaaccgagcattgctctaataatctccctcgTTGTCAAATTTAATAGcaaaactattcaatacatatggattcaaaataaataaacttttcaactCAGTATCCcttatgcttgatttccttggttcttcaacaaacGTCTTaaattcttcgtacttcaagttcttctatggttctgcatgtgttcgttcagcacctttgttgttgaagatctgtagcaataacaacttatgagaatactcacaAAGATCTTAGTTAGAATGAAAATTCACTCTACTCATTGGTTGTCACACAGAAACATATTATTGATAACTttctcaaagttcaattgtaccgcaactttgaagcaatactacggtgatatgttctcccccaTAGTCAATACTTGCATCTTCtaaaaaataggtaaaacctataagatgataatccactcccccttacatagtgcACCGAGAAGCCATAAATTATAGTGAGATACTATATAatgattctccccctttttgttaacaaaattggcaaaggcgaaAAATAAGGATTATAATGAATTAAACAATAGATTATTAaagactagagaacacataccaTCTTTTAGTTTAGACGATTCCACCAAGTACAAGTATCTCCTATAATTCCACATCCGCTCTCCCCACGACGATATAACGtataagcacaagtttaaaagaactctcccttacactagtacaaatcttcacataGGCCACACTTGTCCATATCCTTTTGTTCATTGATTTTTTTTCACTCagaaaatgtggcatcaggtgtcGTGACAAAGAGGTACCTttatggctacataaactttgagtgactataaaatatgatttaccatggCCATACCTCCATAATCGTGTCCATATGGTACTCATTACTTTTTTGGATATGAAGATGATCTGATGCGTCTCCTTCTTTCCAAATTTGCAAGCCTACACCATGGATTTGCAATGTACTACTCATTTGTCGACGAAGTTTTTAAAGAAAATGCTTTACAGGTATATCAGTTCTGCTTTTCTAGGTTGCTCTATAAGTTCTTGGTATTTCAATTTGAGTCCATTGGCATTTGGTTTGAATCAGATTCATGATTCATGAGCTGAGAAAACCTTTTACGgtatgaaacttgcaggttcttATATGTGTTGAACCCTGCACCACGTCATACACAATATAATACATTCAACCCTAATAACCCATTTTCCAAATCTCATCATAAGTTTTCTAAATTCAGTTTCTTCATGCACaatctttattttgttttgcATTGTTTACATAGCTGGTAAAGGAGGAGAAGCAGCaattgatattgattttggtGTATATATTCATGTTTAGGAGTACGGAAACATGATTGTGTTGAGATTAATGCTAATGATCACGGGAATAGGATGACACCATCATAGAAAAGATGTACCAACAGGTTGCTGGTCCTATATGAGGGTGTTGCTAGCTGCTAGTGGGATGGATGCCGACAGTCCTGCACCAGGAGCTGGTGGTGCTGGACCTAAGATTGAGGAAGTCGACTAAAGCGGGTTTCTTAAATTATTGATTTTAGTGGATTTTATTTGCAGCCTTCTTCATTTCACATTTCATATTTTCCGTAAACTTCACTTTATTATCTATAGTAGTCGAGGGTAGTGAGTGTGACCCCCttcataagaagaaaaataagagttGCGAGTGtttgttttatttaaaaaaattaaaccGCTAAATTGGGATTGAAATTTCGTGGAAAGTTACTGCAATGTATAAACTTGTCTTCTGTTTCAAAAAATGAACTAAATGTAGTTTGAGcctatgaaattgaaaattatttAATGAAACATAATTGTGATGTCTTTTGTAATGGTTCACTATTGCATTCCATAAAAAGATTGTTTTCTAGTCTTCATTTTTTCATGAAATCTAAGCCTTGTCAAGAACGTATTTTGGAGATTGCAGAGGTCATACGCTTGGGTAAAACTATGCTAGGAGGTGTTTTGTAACTCTCGACAAAAATGTCTTATATCTAGAAAATACCCAGTTGCACTTGCAGTTCCTTTGCTAGACAAAATTTCTTATTATGTATCCTTCCAAAAACCACCACTTGTGTTCACTTTATTACAGTGAGAACAGAGAATCTAGTGGCATATGTTAGCTAGAAAATAAGCATTCTAGGAACATTAAGCCTAGAATTAGTTGGCAAGAAAAGGCTCATTAGCAACCAACGTTCTGGTCACATAAGCAAAATCATTATGTGGCCACATAATAATCCcgcgaaaataaaataaacaaatcagATTTCTTTCCGTCACGAGTTAATAGGGGTGTCTATAGGCAACTTATGAATCCGACAGACACATAATTGTTTAATGTGGCCATATTCTCACCTACGGCTACATGTGATGGGTTTAGACTTAAATCCATGACTAAAAGGTGCCTTATGGCCACAGGTGATGAGTTTAGGTTTAAACCCATGACCAATTGGTGCTCTATGGCTACAGGGTATTATAAAACATGGCTACAGTTAAACCTATGACCAGTAGCCACGCAAATAATCCGAAACGTGGCTAGGATGTAAACCAAAAAACGcggcctatgtgaaggtttgtattagtgtcatttgatatcattcccgaaaaaacaacatgAGTGATCctgactaattacaagagaagaaTTTTAACCAACTtactcgccagttacgaacaaagtaaatttgtatcccaatatttctctctcttctcACCAGTTACGAACAAGGAACTTAAAAATAACGATattaatgttagaggcactaaaATACAAGattttcgtgagaaaaataatcactgacaaaaactattctctacgccagttacgaacaagagaacaattagtgtgatatgactcaacataagaattacaACTTCTCTAACCGTGTAAGAAtgtagagattaaagttcaccGCTTGTCCCCTGGCGGTTATGCAATCAAGGAAGTAAGCAGATTCCTAGATAATATTTTACGGAATCCAGTACCAGTACATTCACAAAAAGTGTAATCGTGGAGAGATCAATATTgtcattctcaaaatagtttactcttTTTTTGCAAGAGTTAAGAGCAtaacctatgagaaaatatgagatatgTGTTCTAATCACCAGGATATgatagaaaataacaaatctCACGGAATAAGCATCCATAAATATTAGGTATTGCAAgccatcttccaaaataaaatttaattaaataaactttaaacataAGAGATGGTAGTATTTGGAATAATTAATGTAACACATAAAAAGTACTCCAAAagctagtgttcctccttaaacaaTAACAATAAATTCatacaaggagttaactagtaaaaAGATAATATGAAAGCATCCAAACCTAGCAAACTGAATCAAACTTCATTGATCTCCTCGTACCTTTCAAGCACGCCATCATAGAACGAGCCACTGAGACCCTTGATACGTTTAACGGTGGA encodes:
- the LOC113350268 gene encoding purple acid phosphatase 7-like; protein product: MAVLSNLSMATISSCLTLYSLSIIFLLTCLVSGSFGELQRFEHPIKEGGSLNFLVVGDWGRKGLYNQSHVAHQMGKIGEKLDIEFVISTGDNFYDNGLKSANDPVFEESFMNIYTAPSLQKKWYNVLGNHDYRGNVEAQLSPILQQLDSRWVCLRSYVLDADIVDFFFVDTTPFVDKYFTEPGEHTYDWSGTSPRKSYIAKHLEEVQTALKESNAKWKIVVAHHPIRTAGHHRDTEELAEQLLPILEENNVDLYINGHDHCIQHITSTKRNGRMEFITSGGGSKAWNGDVQKEKEGLEFYHDGQGFVSIELTPIMAKIVYYDVTGHVMYQFSMYKEQQLHSFT